The Gemmatimonadota bacterium genome has a segment encoding these proteins:
- the hflX gene encoding GTPase HflX: MRAPIEVVPPRERVILVAAPRKGSSDAQKLEEHLEELSRLVDTAGGEIVGRLTQQIASASAATLIGEGKVEELAKLVFDTKATLVVFDEELSPAQGQGIEEQTRTRVMDRAEIILDIFATRARSHEAKLQVELAQLQYMLPRLTRMWTHLSRTRGGIGLRGPGETQLETDRRMIRTKIALLREKLRDVQRHRETIRSGRSVMLGAALVGYTNAGKSSILRGLSGEHEIFVEDRLFATLDTLTREVDLGDNLRVRLSDTVGFIRKLPHHLVASFRATLEEAGEADILLHIVDASHDEWEDQMHTVEEVLTELGLEEKPVQVVFNKLDALADPNAFATLAHERYPDAIFTSTMRIDGLQSLKSALRGRAEAIRPVVRVLLDPSDGKRLGQLHRIGDVLRQSLEEGQLAVMVRLEPWRAEQLRREGVTVR, encoded by the coding sequence ATGCGCGCGCCAATTGAAGTCGTCCCCCCGCGGGAGCGTGTCATCCTCGTTGCCGCCCCTCGCAAGGGGAGCAGCGACGCGCAGAAACTCGAGGAGCACCTCGAGGAGCTGTCGCGCCTGGTGGACACGGCCGGCGGCGAGATCGTCGGTCGGCTGACGCAGCAGATTGCGTCGGCGTCGGCGGCCACGCTGATCGGCGAGGGCAAGGTCGAGGAACTCGCCAAGCTCGTCTTCGACACGAAGGCGACGCTGGTCGTGTTCGACGAGGAGCTCTCGCCGGCGCAGGGGCAGGGGATCGAGGAGCAGACGCGCACGCGGGTCATGGACCGCGCCGAGATCATCCTCGACATCTTCGCGACGCGGGCACGCAGTCACGAGGCGAAGCTGCAGGTGGAGCTCGCGCAGCTGCAGTACATGCTGCCGCGACTCACCCGGATGTGGACCCACTTGTCGCGGACGCGCGGCGGCATCGGGTTGCGGGGGCCGGGCGAGACGCAGCTCGAGACCGACCGCCGGATGATCCGCACCAAGATCGCCCTGCTCCGCGAGAAGTTGCGCGACGTGCAGCGGCATCGCGAGACGATCCGTTCCGGCCGCAGCGTGATGCTCGGCGCGGCGCTCGTGGGGTACACCAACGCGGGGAAGTCGAGCATCCTCCGCGGGCTCTCCGGCGAGCACGAGATCTTCGTCGAGGACCGGCTCTTCGCCACGCTCGACACCCTCACCCGCGAAGTCGACCTCGGCGACAACCTCCGCGTCCGGCTCAGCGACACCGTCGGCTTCATCCGCAAGCTGCCGCACCATCTCGTCGCCTCGTTCCGCGCCACCCTCGAGGAGGCCGGCGAGGCCGACATCCTGCTCCACATCGTCGATGCCTCGCACGACGAGTGGGAGGACCAGATGCACACCGTCGAGGAAGTGCTGACCGAACTGGGGCTGGAGGAGAAGCCGGTCCAGGTCGTCTTCAACAAGCTGGACGCCCTGGCCGACCCGAACGCCTTCGCGACCCTGGCCCACGAGCGTTACCCCGACGCGATCTTCACGAGCACGATGCGGATTGACGGCCTCCAGTCGCTGAAATCGGCGCTGCGGGGCCGCGCAGAGGCGATCCGCCCCGTGGTACGGGTCCTGCTGGATCCGTCGGACGGGAAGCGGCTGGGCCAGCTGCACCGGATCGGCGACGTCCTGCGGCAGTCGCTGGAGGAGGGGCAGTTGGCGGTGATGGTCCGCCTCGAGCCCTGGCGGGCCGAGCAGCTGCGGCGCGAAGGCGTCACGGTGCGCTAA
- a CDS encoding NAD-dependent epimerase, giving the protein MKHLVTGAAGFIGSHVSEKLLERGDEVVGLDNVNAYYDPTLKEARLERLRRFPNFRFVRIDLTDRTAMEELFRVERFPRVIHLAAQAGVRYSVTHPHAYVDSNITGFLHAIEGARHHGAEHFTFASTSSVYGLDTAMPFSVHQGVDHPVSLYAATKKANELMAHSYAHLYGLPCTGLRFFTVYGPWGRPDMALFLFAKAILEGRPIEVFNHGRMRRDFTYVGDIVEGVVRVSDRPAAPNPEWDSTHPDPASSSAPYRLYNIGNNQPTPLMDFISALEKELGMTAEKIYAPMQMGDVPETSADVSDLVRDTGFHPGTSVEVGVKRFVEWYKEFYGV; this is encoded by the coding sequence ATGAAGCATCTGGTGACGGGCGCGGCGGGATTCATCGGTTCCCACGTCAGCGAGAAGCTGCTGGAGCGGGGCGATGAGGTGGTGGGCCTCGACAATGTGAACGCCTACTACGACCCGACCCTCAAGGAGGCTCGGCTCGAGCGACTGCGCCGCTTTCCCAACTTCCGGTTCGTGCGGATCGACTTGACCGACCGCACCGCGATGGAAGAGCTCTTTCGGGTCGAGCGCTTCCCGCGGGTCATCCACCTCGCCGCACAGGCGGGGGTTCGCTATTCGGTGACCCACCCGCACGCCTATGTCGACAGCAACATCACCGGCTTCCTCCACGCCATCGAGGGCGCCCGGCACCATGGCGCGGAGCACTTCACCTTCGCGTCGACGTCGTCGGTGTACGGGCTCGACACCGCGATGCCGTTCTCGGTGCACCAGGGCGTGGACCACCCGGTCTCGCTCTATGCCGCGACCAAGAAGGCCAACGAGTTGATGGCGCACTCCTATGCCCACCTCTATGGCCTGCCCTGCACCGGGCTCCGCTTCTTCACGGTGTATGGTCCGTGGGGACGCCCCGACATGGCGCTCTTCCTCTTCGCCAAGGCGATTCTCGAGGGACGCCCGATCGAGGTGTTCAATCACGGCCGGATGCGCCGGGACTTCACCTATGTCGGTGACATCGTTGAGGGCGTGGTCCGGGTCTCCGATCGACCGGCCGCGCCAAATCCTGAGTGGGATTCGACCCACCCCGATCCCGCCTCCAGCTCGGCGCCGTACCGACTCTACAACATCGGCAACAACCAGCCGACGCCGCTGATGGACTTCATCTCGGCGCTCGAGAAGGAACTCGGGATGACGGCCGAGAAGATCTACGCCCCGATGCAGATGGGCGACGTCCCGGAGACCAGCGCCGACGTGAGCGATCTCGTGCGCGACACCGGCTTCCACCCGGGGACATCCGTTGAAGTCGGCGTCAAGCGATTCGTGGAGTGGTACAAGGAGTTTTACGGGGTCTAG
- a CDS encoding glycosyltransferase family 4 protein, which produces MRVFLLAPESPARDVLRALVALGIAPVVARPTGDTAADGQIQYLRVATRGDARDPMDLRWSRKALRAAVRDTGPALLHIVGDPWTPTAEVGAAAARDLKVPYVLVGTSSLGGPSGFTARWQARRVRDGAGGFAGISRPALDHLIGGSTPLPTAVIPPTGLVIPAATPPRHDPPPVVFGVVGRLIRERGVDLLLDALAETYGDWRLRILGTGPAQEALEAQAQRLGLSSRLEWLGALPREELAAFFASVDVLVAPSRSTPQWVEPTGMVILEGMAQGCGAIVTRCGALPDVVGEAGMIVNEDDRPALTRALQGLVSEPARCRPLGAAARQRALERYSDGPIAEAMVAMWRRVAR; this is translated from the coding sequence GTGAGAGTCTTCCTGCTTGCCCCGGAGTCCCCAGCGCGCGATGTCCTGCGTGCCCTCGTCGCCTTGGGGATCGCCCCAGTGGTCGCGCGTCCAACCGGCGACACCGCCGCCGACGGGCAGATCCAGTATCTGCGCGTGGCGACACGCGGTGATGCGCGTGACCCGATGGACCTGCGGTGGTCACGCAAGGCGCTGCGCGCCGCCGTGCGTGACACCGGCCCGGCGCTGCTCCACATCGTCGGTGACCCGTGGACACCCACCGCCGAGGTCGGCGCCGCGGCCGCACGCGACTTGAAGGTGCCCTACGTCCTGGTGGGTACTTCGTCGCTGGGCGGACCATCCGGCTTCACCGCCCGGTGGCAGGCGCGCCGGGTACGCGATGGCGCCGGCGGATTCGCCGGCATCTCGCGTCCGGCACTCGACCACCTGATCGGGGGCAGCACGCCATTGCCCACGGCGGTGATTCCGCCGACTGGCCTGGTGATCCCGGCGGCCACCCCGCCGCGCCACGATCCACCGCCCGTCGTCTTCGGCGTGGTCGGGCGATTGATCCGCGAACGCGGCGTGGACCTCCTGCTCGACGCATTGGCGGAGACGTACGGCGACTGGCGCCTCCGGATCCTCGGTACCGGCCCCGCCCAGGAGGCCCTGGAGGCCCAGGCCCAGCGTCTCGGACTCTCCTCCCGGCTCGAATGGCTCGGTGCCCTGCCCCGCGAGGAGCTGGCGGCCTTCTTTGCCTCGGTGGATGTGCTGGTCGCCCCGTCGCGCTCGACGCCGCAGTGGGTGGAGCCCACGGGGATGGTCATTTTGGAGGGGATGGCGCAGGGGTGCGGGGCGATCGTGACGCGCTGCGGCGCACTGCCCGATGTGGTGGGCGAGGCGGGGATGATCGTGAACGAAGACGACCGCCCGGCCCTGACCCGCGCCCTGCAGGGGCTTGTCAGCGAACCGGCGCGCTGCCGCCCCCTCGGGGCCGCCGCGCGCCAGCGGGCACTCGAACGCTACAGCGACGGACCGATCGCCGAGGCGATGGTGGCGATGTGGCGGCGGGTCGCACGGTAG
- a CDS encoding glycosyltransferase, which translates to MVTQHADYPSFQYRLPSKYVLHRAEAIVVPSTAHIALSRELRGFEEKVHVIPFGIDERRWELVPPPPPGNPPRALFIGRLAAYKGVDFLLRALAMVPDLRLDIVGSGPERNRLQTLAQALAVSDRVKWWGEYPDEDLPRRMADADFLVLPSVGTEEMFGMVLLEAMAARRPVITTAVPSGVREVNEAGVTGLEVPIRDAGALAEAMRTLVDDLDLRERMGIAGRGRVQERFTVGRMVDSHIALYRTVRGPKG; encoded by the coding sequence GTGGTCACCCAGCACGCCGACTACCCGTCGTTCCAGTACCGGCTGCCGTCGAAGTACGTCCTGCACCGGGCCGAGGCGATCGTCGTCCCGTCCACCGCCCACATCGCCCTCTCGCGCGAGCTGCGGGGTTTCGAAGAGAAGGTCCACGTGATCCCGTTCGGGATCGACGAGCGTCGCTGGGAACTGGTGCCGCCGCCCCCACCGGGGAATCCACCGAGGGCCCTCTTCATCGGCCGGCTGGCCGCCTACAAGGGGGTCGATTTCCTTCTCCGTGCCCTGGCGATGGTCCCCGATCTGCGGCTCGATATCGTCGGCAGCGGGCCTGAACGGAACCGTCTGCAGACGCTGGCGCAGGCCCTGGCCGTCTCCGACCGGGTGAAGTGGTGGGGCGAGTACCCCGACGAGGACCTCCCCCGCCGGATGGCCGACGCCGACTTCCTCGTGCTCCCCTCGGTCGGTACGGAAGAGATGTTCGGCATGGTGCTGCTTGAGGCGATGGCGGCCCGTCGGCCGGTGATTACCACCGCCGTCCCCTCAGGGGTGCGTGAGGTCAACGAGGCAGGGGTCACCGGGCTCGAGGTGCCGATTCGGGACGCCGGGGCGCTAGCGGAGGCGATGCGGACCTTGGTGGACGACCTCGACCTGCGGGAGCGGATGGGGATCGCGGGGCGGGGAAGGGTGCAGGAGCGCTTCACGGTCGGGCGGATGGTGGATTCCCACATTGCGCTGTACCGTACGGTGCGGGGCCCGAAGGGCTAG
- the rfaE1 gene encoding D-glycero-beta-D-manno-heptose-7-phosphate kinase: MTQTLHPLSRTRLEALLEAISQTVVLVVGDVMLDRYLMGDVERISPEAPVPIVTVVDEHAVPGGAANVAANLAALGASPRLHGVVGDDAAGDALREALAARAIPTNGVLTQGGRPTTTKTRIVARGQQVVRIDLEVTTALPDRTRELLLEAVLAAMPACGAVVLEDYDKGVMDPALAAAVIAAATAQGIPVVVDPKQRNFFGYAGATVFKPNRRELEQALGTHFAGDDRDLADARIRLGAEHLLLTLGAEGMALVSADAPLRRTPSIAREVFDVSGAGDTVTAWLGAALAAGAEITEAVWMANLAAGVEVGKQGTATVSADEVMAAWEEEVGDDR; encoded by the coding sequence ATGACACAGACCCTGCATCCGCTCAGCCGCACGCGCCTGGAGGCGCTCCTGGAGGCCATCTCCCAGACGGTGGTCCTCGTCGTCGGGGACGTCATGCTGGACCGCTACCTCATGGGCGATGTGGAAAGAATTTCGCCCGAGGCGCCAGTCCCGATCGTGACCGTGGTGGACGAGCACGCCGTGCCGGGTGGAGCCGCGAACGTCGCCGCCAACCTGGCCGCCCTTGGTGCCTCCCCCAGGCTTCACGGCGTGGTGGGCGACGACGCGGCGGGCGACGCCCTCCGAGAGGCGTTGGCAGCCCGCGCCATCCCGACCAACGGCGTCCTGACCCAAGGCGGCCGGCCAACGACGACCAAGACGCGGATCGTGGCCCGCGGGCAGCAAGTGGTGCGGATCGACCTGGAGGTCACCACCGCCCTCCCCGACCGGACCCGCGAGCTGTTGCTCGAGGCGGTCCTCGCCGCGATGCCCGCCTGCGGAGCGGTGGTCCTGGAGGACTACGACAAGGGCGTGATGGACCCGGCGCTGGCAGCCGCCGTGATCGCCGCCGCGACCGCCCAGGGGATCCCGGTCGTTGTCGACCCCAAGCAGCGCAACTTCTTCGGCTATGCCGGCGCCACCGTCTTCAAGCCGAACCGCCGCGAGTTGGAGCAGGCCCTCGGCACCCACTTCGCGGGCGACGACCGCGACCTGGCCGACGCCCGAATCCGCCTGGGGGCCGAGCACCTCCTCCTCACCCTCGGCGCAGAGGGGATGGCCCTGGTCTCGGCCGACGCCCCGCTCCGGAGAACGCCCTCGATCGCGCGGGAGGTCTTCGACGTCTCGGGAGCAGGGGACACGGTCACGGCGTGGCTCGGGGCGGCCCTGGCGGCCGGGGCCGAGATCACGGAGGCCGTTTGGATGGCAAACCTCGCCGCCGGGGTCGAGGTCGGGAAGCAAGGAACGGCGACGGTGTCGGCGGACGAGGTGATGGCGGCGTGGGAGGAGGAAGTAGGCGATGATCGATGA
- a CDS encoding asparaginase: MSDFAIVAVRGPLDESVHHVSAAVVTTDGTLIAHAGDPELVTYWRSASKPFQLAPLVEDGGIERFGLDQEMLALACGSHNAESEHRVVGARWLEAVGLREDQLSCGGHPSLWPEQAERMIREGVAPTPLWSNCSGKHAGLLALARLHDWPTDGYEATGHPVQDRVAQSIAQYTGVPVGQQVWGVDGCTAAAVALPLVAMARGYAALGAGASPAMALLRDAMTAWPMMVAGSERLDTILMSAWPGRVVAKIGAEGVFSAALPTLGIGLSLKVHDGDMRCAGYALVALLEAVVARLDPAGDWPLDELARWRSPKIRNTRGVVTGSWQPRLTLRFA, from the coding sequence ATGTCGGACTTTGCGATTGTGGCCGTCCGCGGCCCCCTGGACGAATCGGTCCACCATGTCTCTGCGGCCGTGGTGACCACCGACGGTACCCTGATTGCCCACGCCGGGGATCCGGAGCTGGTGACCTATTGGCGCTCGGCGTCCAAGCCGTTCCAGCTCGCCCCGCTCGTCGAGGACGGCGGGATCGAACGCTTCGGTCTGGATCAGGAGATGCTGGCGCTGGCGTGCGGCTCCCACAATGCGGAGTCGGAGCACCGGGTCGTCGGGGCGCGGTGGCTCGAGGCCGTCGGCCTGCGCGAGGACCAGCTCTCCTGCGGCGGGCATCCGTCCCTCTGGCCGGAGCAGGCCGAGCGAATGATTCGCGAGGGCGTCGCACCCACTCCGCTCTGGAGCAACTGCTCCGGGAAGCACGCCGGACTGTTGGCCCTCGCTCGGCTGCACGACTGGCCGACCGACGGCTACGAGGCCACCGGCCACCCGGTGCAGGACCGCGTGGCCCAGTCGATCGCCCAGTACACCGGGGTGCCGGTCGGGCAGCAGGTCTGGGGGGTGGACGGTTGCACCGCCGCCGCCGTTGCCCTGCCACTCGTCGCGATGGCCCGCGGCTACGCCGCGCTCGGTGCGGGGGCGTCCCCGGCGATGGCCTTGCTTCGCGACGCCATGACGGCCTGGCCGATGATGGTGGCTGGGAGTGAACGCCTGGACACGATCCTCATGTCGGCCTGGCCCGGTCGGGTCGTGGCAAAGATCGGCGCCGAGGGGGTCTTCAGTGCCGCGCTCCCGACCCTTGGGATCGGGTTGAGCCTCAAGGTGCACGACGGCGACATGCGCTGCGCCGGGTACGCGCTGGTTGCACTGCTCGAGGCGGTGGTGGCTCGCCTCGATCCCGCCGGCGATTGGCCATTGGACGAGCTGGCGCGGTGGCGCTCGCCGAAGATCCGCAACACGCGCGGCGTGGTCACGGGGTCCTGGCAGCCCCGCCTCACGCTGCGCTTCGCCTGA
- a CDS encoding carboxymuconolactone decarboxylase family protein — protein MSPDSSSALDESTRSLVTLAAAIAQGEEPTIRDRVADTVARGVDPLWVDELLLQSVLMVGWPRTLVAATLWRQAIGTPATNGTADLDYAAYADWQARGEATCRLIYGDNYRKLRENVAKLHPALDQWMVTEGYGRTLSRPGLEPWRRELCVIAQTAVLDTPRQLHSHLRGALNAGATIAQVDAALTLVNPFLSYDDFKRVRDLWEGVRDNWSPLA, from the coding sequence ATGTCCCCTGACAGCTCCTCCGCACTGGACGAATCCACCCGGTCCCTCGTGACCCTGGCCGCGGCGATCGCGCAGGGTGAGGAGCCGACCATCCGGGACCGTGTCGCCGACACGGTCGCGCGCGGTGTCGATCCGCTCTGGGTGGATGAGCTGCTGCTCCAGTCGGTGCTGATGGTTGGCTGGCCGCGCACCCTCGTCGCCGCGACGCTCTGGCGCCAGGCCATCGGCACGCCGGCCACGAACGGAACCGCCGATCTCGATTACGCCGCGTACGCCGACTGGCAGGCACGCGGCGAAGCGACCTGTCGGCTGATCTATGGCGACAACTATCGGAAACTCCGCGAGAACGTCGCCAAGCTGCATCCGGCGCTCGATCAATGGATGGTCACCGAGGGGTACGGTCGCACGCTCTCGCGTCCGGGCCTTGAACCCTGGCGGCGGGAACTCTGCGTGATTGCGCAGACCGCCGTCCTCGATACGCCGCGCCAGTTGCATTCGCACCTGCGCGGTGCCCTGAATGCGGGAGCCACCATCGCGCAGGTCGATGCGGCGCTCACGCTGGTCAATCCCTTCCTCTCCTACGACGACTTCAAGCGGGTGAGGGACTTGTGGGAAGGGGTGCGCGACAACTGGAGTCCCCTGGCATGA
- the obgE gene encoding GTPase ObgE gives MSFVDRVVVEVHGGGGGDGASSFARFKFKAKGGPDGGDGGNGGSVYVRAEANLATLLDYRYRTSWKAERGGHGKGKNMTGPSRDDVIMPVPPGTLIIDDETGETLGEVMRAGDQVLVAKGGRGGRGNARFTSATHQAPREWEEGTPGEERRLAFVLKLIADVGLVGEPNAGKSTLLSVISAARPKIADYPFTTLEPNLGVAGLSGSRSFVVADIPGIIEGAHAGKGLGLKFLQHVERTRLLAFLVPLDSPDPQAVFDQLRREVALYSEVLATKPYLVILSKGDLLPEGDELPTLDAPDARMVVTISSVSGHGLEPLKESLWSAVQEIRAEDAEEEPWSPSDEDDAAAAADIPDPFTDEFDASDDE, from the coding sequence ATGAGCTTCGTCGATCGCGTCGTGGTGGAAGTGCACGGTGGTGGTGGTGGCGACGGTGCCTCGTCCTTTGCCCGCTTCAAGTTCAAGGCCAAGGGTGGCCCGGATGGCGGCGACGGCGGCAACGGCGGATCGGTGTACGTGCGCGCCGAGGCCAACCTCGCGACGCTGCTCGACTATCGCTACCGGACCTCGTGGAAGGCCGAGCGCGGTGGGCACGGCAAGGGGAAGAACATGACCGGCCCATCACGGGACGATGTCATCATGCCGGTCCCCCCGGGCACGCTGATCATCGATGACGAAACCGGCGAGACGCTGGGAGAAGTCATGCGCGCCGGCGATCAGGTCCTGGTGGCGAAGGGTGGCCGTGGCGGCCGCGGCAATGCGCGCTTCACCTCGGCGACGCACCAGGCGCCGCGCGAGTGGGAAGAGGGGACGCCCGGCGAGGAGAGGCGGTTGGCGTTCGTGCTGAAGCTGATCGCCGATGTCGGCCTCGTCGGCGAACCGAACGCGGGAAAAAGCACCCTGCTGTCGGTGATCAGTGCCGCGCGTCCCAAGATCGCAGACTATCCCTTCACGACACTCGAACCGAACCTCGGCGTGGCCGGGCTGTCGGGATCGCGCTCCTTCGTCGTCGCCGACATTCCGGGGATCATCGAAGGGGCACACGCCGGCAAGGGACTGGGACTCAAGTTCCTGCAGCACGTGGAACGCACGCGCTTGCTCGCCTTTCTGGTGCCGCTTGACTCGCCCGATCCGCAGGCGGTCTTCGACCAGCTCCGGCGTGAGGTGGCGCTGTACAGCGAGGTGCTCGCCACCAAGCCGTACCTCGTGATCCTCAGCAAGGGAGATCTCCTTCCCGAGGGCGACGAGTTGCCGACGCTTGACGCGCCGGACGCACGAATGGTGGTGACGATTTCCTCGGTGTCGGGGCACGGACTCGAGCCGTTGAAGGAGTCGCTCTGGAGTGCGGTGCAGGAGATTCGCGCCGAGGATGCCGAGGAAGAACCGTGGTCACCAAGCGATGAGGACGATGCCGCAGCCGCTGCCGACATTCCCGATCCCTTCACCGACGAGTTCGACGCCTCCGACGACGAATGA
- the dprA gene encoding DNA-protecting protein DprA, with the protein MPQPLPTFPIPSPTSSTPPTTNDLAERHAYLALALLEQLGPHRLAALLSHFGSAQAVLSASSSQLHRVAGIPSAVIASIRATDAAAVPAILDEAAQAGQSLLIPPSPDFPAALRSIPDPPVLLWARGELRFLEAPAVAIVGSRDHSRYGEEIARELAIVAARAGIAVVSGMARGLDAVAHQGALDVGGPTIGVLGCGVDVMYPRQNAELFRRMYLGGVLLSEHPPGGRPDSPGAFPRRNRLISGLAQVTVVVEAAEGSGTMLTVNSALEQGREVLVVPGPVNSPTSRGTNRLLRDGATPLLEPKDLLRLFGATASAATPTSAAAHVVPPCTLSPTEARVFDALGPVGMHVDELALVVGLPVGELLATLLGLEIGGLAQSLPGAQYRRAARA; encoded by the coding sequence ATGCCGCAGCCGCTGCCGACATTCCCGATCCCTTCACCGACGAGTTCGACGCCTCCGACGACGAATGACCTCGCGGAGCGCCACGCCTATCTGGCGCTGGCGCTCCTCGAGCAGTTGGGTCCCCACCGCCTCGCCGCTCTCCTCTCGCACTTCGGCTCCGCGCAGGCTGTGCTCTCGGCCTCCTCCTCGCAACTGCATCGCGTGGCCGGCATCCCGTCAGCGGTGATCGCGTCCATCCGAGCCACCGACGCCGCTGCCGTTCCCGCGATCCTCGACGAGGCGGCGCAGGCGGGCCAGTCGTTGCTGATTCCGCCATCCCCGGATTTTCCGGCGGCGCTGCGCTCGATTCCTGATCCCCCGGTGTTGCTCTGGGCCCGGGGTGAGCTGCGCTTCCTCGAGGCCCCGGCGGTGGCGATCGTCGGGAGTCGCGATCATTCACGATACGGGGAAGAGATCGCCCGTGAGTTGGCGATCGTGGCCGCGCGGGCCGGGATCGCCGTCGTGAGCGGCATGGCACGCGGTCTCGATGCCGTCGCGCATCAGGGTGCGCTGGATGTCGGCGGACCGACCATCGGCGTGCTCGGCTGTGGGGTGGATGTGATGTACCCCCGACAGAACGCCGAGCTCTTCCGGCGGATGTATCTCGGGGGGGTGTTGCTCAGCGAGCATCCGCCGGGGGGGCGGCCCGATTCTCCCGGTGCGTTCCCGCGGCGGAACCGTCTCATCAGCGGACTCGCGCAGGTGACGGTGGTGGTGGAGGCCGCCGAGGGTTCCGGGACGATGCTGACGGTCAACTCGGCACTGGAGCAGGGGAGGGAGGTGCTGGTCGTGCCTGGGCCGGTGAACTCGCCCACCTCACGCGGGACCAATCGACTCCTGCGGGACGGCGCAACGCCGCTGCTGGAACCGAAGGACCTGCTCAGGCTCTTTGGCGCGACAGCGTCCGCGGCCACCCCGACGTCTGCCGCGGCGCACGTGGTGCCGCCTTGCACGCTGTCCCCCACCGAGGCGAGGGTCTTCGATGCACTCGGCCCGGTCGGCATGCACGTCGATGAGCTGGCGCTCGTTGTCGGGTTGCCGGTGGGGGAGTTGCTGGCGACCCTGCTGGGCCTCGAAATCGGCGGGTTGGCGCAGTCGCTGCCGGGCGCCCAGTACCGGCGGGCCGCCCGTGCGTGA
- the hemW gene encoding radical SAM family heme chaperone HemW, which yields MHVYVHVPFCARRCSYCDFAIAVRKASPDADFLEALRTEWRLRRSVAAWDVWPSISTLYFGGGTPSRLEGDTIARLIQMITADRPLASDAEVTLEANPDDVTPARAIAWREAGVNRISLGVQSHEPAVLEWMHRTHTAQQVPFAVSILRNAGFENISMDLIFGVPVALRRDWLRDFDLTLELEPTHISLYGLTVEPHTPLAHWTSRGESAVIGDDRYATEFLQAHDLLVNQGFEHYEVSNAAKPGYRSRHNSAYWRGADYIGLGPSAHSLLHGIRSWNVREWAEYARLAARGEPLTAGDEALDGDARRLERLYLGLRTTEGLAEWEVPEGARANWIRTGWAALGDGQIRLTAEGWLRLDALVSAISDS from the coding sequence ATGCATGTCTACGTTCACGTCCCGTTCTGCGCGCGCCGCTGTTCCTATTGCGACTTCGCGATCGCCGTGCGGAAGGCCTCTCCCGATGCCGATTTTCTCGAGGCGCTGCGCACCGAGTGGCGCCTGCGCCGCAGCGTGGCGGCGTGGGATGTCTGGCCCAGCATCAGCACGTTGTATTTCGGGGGTGGGACGCCGTCGCGGCTCGAGGGTGACACGATCGCTCGGCTGATCCAGATGATCACGGCCGACCGGCCACTCGCCTCCGATGCCGAAGTGACCCTGGAGGCCAATCCGGACGACGTGACGCCGGCGCGTGCCATCGCGTGGCGCGAGGCGGGGGTGAACCGCATTTCGCTCGGGGTGCAGAGTCACGAACCCGCCGTGCTCGAGTGGATGCACCGGACGCACACGGCGCAACAGGTCCCGTTCGCCGTCTCGATCCTTCGCAATGCCGGCTTCGAGAACATCTCGATGGATCTCATCTTCGGGGTGCCGGTCGCGCTGCGCCGTGACTGGCTCCGCGACTTCGACCTGACCCTCGAACTCGAGCCCACGCACATCTCGCTCTACGGGCTCACCGTGGAGCCGCATACGCCGCTGGCGCACTGGACCTCGCGCGGAGAGTCCGCAGTCATCGGCGACGATCGCTACGCCACCGAGTTCCTCCAGGCGCACGACCTTTTGGTGAACCAGGGTTTCGAGCACTACGAGGTCTCGAACGCCGCCAAACCAGGCTACCGCTCGCGGCACAATTCGGCGTATTGGCGTGGGGCCGACTACATCGGCCTGGGGCCCTCGGCGCATTCCCTGCTGCACGGGATTCGCTCGTGGAACGTCCGCGAATGGGCCGAGTACGCCCGGCTCGCTGCCCGGGGAGAACCCCTGACGGCGGGTGACGAGGCGCTTGACGGCGATGCCCGGCGACTCGAACGCCTCTACCTCGGCCTCCGGACTACCGAGGGCTTGGCCGAGTGGGAAGTGCCCGAGGGGGCCCGCGCCAACTGGATTCGGACGGGGTGGGCGGCCCTTGGCGACGGCCAGATCCGGCTGACCGCCGAAGGGTGGCTCCGGCTCGATGCGCTGGTTTCCGCGATCTCGGATTCCTAG